CAGTAAAGATTTTTTCGTCTCTTCTTAACTCATCAATCAGCGTATTAACATCTGGTATTTGCCACAGAAGTTTTGGAATTTGATTATTACTCTTTTCAAGTTCCTTATATATTGAATCCTGTAAGTTTGATAAGATTCGTACCTTATCTTTGGTGTCAAGTTTCTTACTCTTACTTAAAGTCGCAAAATAAATAACCTCTAAAGCATTTAATAACTCATTTTTATAGATAGAGGTTGATGTCTCTAGGCTAATTAGAGGTACATTATTTAAAGAATTACCAAAATAGTTATTACCAAGATTGAGGTTTTGAAGATTTGATAAAATCGAAAGACAATGATTAGCTCGTACCACGTCCTCTGATGAAATATCAGTGCAAAACTGTGATAGTTTTAAGAAGTAAGAGTGTGCTTCAACAACATGATTTCCAAGAAATAAATCCTTACCATACTTTATTGCATTAGCAAGATATCCATTTGTTAGCCAGTAATCATCTAAGGTGGTTTCTAATAATTTATAACGGCCATCATTTCCAAACTCTTTTTTGGCTTTTGGTGAATCAATATCTTTTCCTGGCCTAAACTCTTTAATCTGACGCTGTCTAAGTTTACCACTCACCCAGTATTCATGAATTGCAGGATTAGGAAGTCCAGCAGCTCCTCCTTTATAGTCAGGAGCACGCTTACCTGATTTTCCACCAACACTTGTAAAATACTTTGATTCAATTGAGATACGGCTTAATAGATTCCCTCCATCTCCACCGATACCAGGTCTTCCACCTGATACAGCATCTCCACCATCTTGTGGCCATTGCTTTTTACCAATTTCTTTATCCACTCTTACACTTACAGGTATCGTAAAAAATCGATTTGGATTTCGAGGATTAATATCTTCAACGATCTGTGTCGCGTATTGCTTATAAACAACACCATCTCCTAAATCGTTAAGACCAGGGATTGATCCATTTCTCCCATCTTTACCAGGGCCAGCATCTTGGCCTTTTCCACCAATTAAATTAAAGATAACTCTTTCATGTCCCCTAATATCGAGCTTAGAAATATTTAACTTGATATCACCTGCTTTTAATCCCTTTCTACCATCTTCAAAGCTGTTAGCATTATCTGGGAGAAATGTTGGTGTTGTTGAAAGAGAACCAAGAGGGCCTATGATAAGTTTTTTTGCATTAATTGTAACATTTGTCGAAGGAAGCCAAATTTTAGAATTAATGACAACTTCTTCAGCATTAATTTCAAGAATTTTAATATCAAGATTATTGGCCAAATAAGTATAAAGTCTATTACCTTCATTAATGACAAGTTTTATACCATTAAGCTTTGCGTATCTTGGACCCTCTTTAAATTCAATATTATTAAATTGACTTGTATCAGAGACTCTTTGATAACTAAAATCGACGTATTTCAAGTCTGAAGTATTTTTAATACTAAATCTCTTACCAATAAAAGGTATTGCAGAAGGAGCTAAGACTGACGTACTAAGCTGGACATCATCTTGAGATGTACGATTATTATCTTCACTACTTTGTGTGTTCTCATTATCATTTGAGATAGTCGAAACTTCATTAACTTGATAAGTATTCTTATCTCCGCAAGAAATTAATAACAAAATAGCAATGATAGATATAATCTTCAAAGTAGCCTCAAAAATATTTGTATATATGAAAATGTACATTAATGAGGAACCCGTATCCAATAAATTCTATATAATTGAAAGTTTTACATCAAATTGTACAAAAATCTTACGTGATATCTGATACTTACCTATAAAAAAGGCCTACATAATGTAGGCCTTTGCAATATCTAAATTTTGCGAATGCTTAGTAATTTAATACTTTTATGGCCGTTTCTACAACACGATCAGTGTTTGGAAGGATTGCTTTTTCAAGGATTCTATTGAAACCAACTGGAGTGAAAGTCGAACCAACACGTTGAACTGGAGCATCAAGAAGCTCAAATCCTTTATCGTTAATCATGGCCGCAACTTCACCACCAAATCCACCAAAGACCTTATCTTCGTGAACAACAAGTGCTCTATTTGTTTTCTTAATTGAAGCAAGAATTCCCTCTTCATCTAGTGGAGCAATTGATCTAAGGTCTACAACTTCTACGCTGTAACCTTGTTCAGATAATTTCTCAGCTGCTTCAAGACAGTGATGAACAGTATTTCCATATGTAATTAGTGAAAGATCTGTCCCCTCACGTCTTACACGACACTTACCAAAAGGAACTTCAAAGTCCTCTGGTACAACAGTCATAGCTTGTTTTGCGTTATATAGAGCTTTTGGCTCTAGATATAGCGTTGGACCTTCACTTCTCATTGCAGTTCTTAAAAGACCAGCAGCATCGTCAGCAAATGCTGGGCATACGATACGTACACCAGGGATACCTGCAAGGTTACCTTCTAAGTTTTGAGAGTGGTAAAGACCACCACCGATATATCCACCCGAAGCTAATCTGATTAGAATATTTGGAGCAAAGGCACCGTTTGATCTCCAGTAGTCATGAGAACACTCTACGTATTGCTCCATTGCTGGCCAGAAATAATCAGCGAATTCTGCACCTTCAACAACAACGCGGATATCTTTATTATAGCGAGAAAAACCGTTTGCTGTTCCTAGGATATAATCTTCAGCGATTGGGCCATTAAATACACGCTCTTTACCGAATTCTTGTTGCATTCCTTTAGAAACATTGAAGATACCACCCTTGTCTTTGTTGGCCATATCTTGTCCCCAAATATAAGTGTCAGGGTTGTTTCTAAATTCTTTCTTTAGTTGTCCATTAATTGCATCAATGAACTTCATCTCTTCACCTGACTCGTTATGAGTTCCATCAACATACTTCGTTGGAACGTGTGGTTCAGGAAGTACGAAATCATAAATTGACTCTGGAGTTGGATTTGGAGCTTTCATTGCTTTCTTGTGTGCTTCAAGAAGTTCAGCTTTTGCAACTGCATCCATTTCATCAAGCTCTGCTTCAGTAAAGATCTTCTTTGCAATAAGCTCTTTTCTAAATGCAACTAGCGGATCTTGTGCTGCTGCTTCTGCTCTTTCTTCTTCTGAACGATATAGCTCGTGCTTATCAGAGTTAGAGTGAGAGTGAATACGAACACAACGAGCGTGAACAATTACAGGCTCTTGTTGAGTAGCTGCAATTTCTCTAGCCGTTGCCATTGCATTCATTGAATCAAAAATATCTTTCCCATCACAATGGATGATTGAAAGGTTTAGGAAACCTGTGAAGTTATCTGCAACGTACTCGTTAGCTGTTTGATCACATTTTGGAACTGAAATACCGTATCCATTATCTTGGAATACGAATACGACAGGAAGCTTCTCGCGAGATGCACCGTTGATCGCTTCATAACAATAACCTTCAGAAACTGAAGACTCACCTTGTGAAGAATAAACAACACCATCGTGCTTATAACGATTAAATGCTCTTGCAGTACCTACAGCGTGA
This sequence is a window from Halobacteriovorax vibrionivorans. Protein-coding genes within it:
- a CDS encoding alpha-ketoacid dehydrogenase subunit alpha/beta produces the protein MANVLKPKKKYTWKNTDKATLKQWYELLTLGRMLDNRAPNYLKQAIGWSYHAPYAGHDGIQLAIGQTFELGKDHLYPYYRDMMTAFSAGLTTEEILLNGISKATDLASGGRHMSNHFAKPEWNIHNVSSCTGNHTLHAVGTARAFNRYKHDGVVYSSQGESSVSEGYCYEAINGASREKLPVVFVFQDNGYGISVPKCDQTANEYVADNFTGFLNLSIIHCDGKDIFDSMNAMATAREIAATQQEPVIVHARCVRIHSHSNSDKHELYRSEEERAEAAAQDPLVAFRKELIAKKIFTEAELDEMDAVAKAELLEAHKKAMKAPNPTPESIYDFVLPEPHVPTKYVDGTHNESGEEMKFIDAINGQLKKEFRNNPDTYIWGQDMANKDKGGIFNVSKGMQQEFGKERVFNGPIAEDYILGTANGFSRYNKDIRVVVEGAEFADYFWPAMEQYVECSHDYWRSNGAFAPNILIRLASGGYIGGGLYHSQNLEGNLAGIPGVRIVCPAFADDAAGLLRTAMRSEGPTLYLEPKALYNAKQAMTVVPEDFEVPFGKCRVRREGTDLSLITYGNTVHHCLEAAEKLSEQGYSVEVVDLRSIAPLDEEGILASIKKTNRALVVHEDKVFGGFGGEVAAMINDKGFELLDAPVQRVGSTFTPVGFNRILEKAILPNTDRVVETAIKVLNY